AAATCTCCGGCCAGGGTCACGACCTGGTGCTCGACACGCTGTCGTTCTACAAGCCCAAGCAGCCCGGTTCCTACCCGATCGTGCTGGCGACCTACGAGATCGTGTGCTCGAAGTACCCCGACTCCGGGGTCGGTGCGGCGGTGAAGGGATTCCTGCAAAGCACCATCGGGGCCGGGCAGAACGGCCTGGCCGACAATGGCTACATCCCGATTCCCGACGCGTTCAAGGCGAGACTGTCTGATTCCATCAACGCCATCACATAGCCTGAGGTGGTCGTGACACGAGGAACAGCAACCAGCCCGTCGACCGCGGAAGAGCCGGCATCAACGGCGCTGAGTGCGCGCGTGGCGCGGCGGGGCGACCGGCTGTTCAAGCTGGTCGCCGCCACCGCGGGCTCGACGATCGTGGTCGCCATCCTGTTGATCGCGGTCTTCCTGTTGCTGCGCGCGCTCCCGTCGTTGCGGGTCAACCACGCAAACTTCTTCACCAGCGCCGAGTTCAGCACCAGCAACCCCCACAAGCTGGCCTTTGGCATCCGCGACCTGCTCATGGTCACCGTGCTCAGTTCGCTGACCGCGCTGGTCCTGTCCGTTCCCATTGCGGTCGGTATCGCGGTGTTCCTCACCCAATACGCGCCGAAGCGGCTGGCGCGCCCGTTCGGCGCGGTGGTAGACCTGCTCGCCGCGGTGCCGTCGATCATCTTCGGGCTATGGGGAATCTTCGTCCTCGCCCCCCAAATCGAGCCGGTGGCGGCGTTTCTCAACCGGCACCTGGGGTGGTTTTTCCTGTTCAAGCAGGGCAACGTGTCGTTGGCCGGTGGTGGCACCATCTTCACCGCCGGTGTTGTGCTCTCGGTGATGATCCTGCCGATCGTCACCTCCGTCTCGCGCGAGGTCTTTCGGCAGACCCCCCACATCCAGATGGAAGCGGCGCAGGCGCTGGGCGCCACCAAGTGGGAGGTGGTGCGGATGACCGTGCTGCCCTTCGGCCGCAGCGGCGTCATCGCCGCGTCGATGCTGGGGTTGGGACGCGCGCTGGGCGAGACGGTGGCGGTGCTGATCATCTTGCGTTCGGCCGCGCGCCCGGGGCATTGGTCGCTGTTCGACGGCGGCTACACGTTCGCCTCCAAGATCGCGTCGGCGGCCGCGGAGTTCAGCGCCCCGCTGCCCACCGGCGCCTACATCTCGGCGGGATTCGCCCTGTTCGTCCTGACGTTCATCGTCAACGCGCTGGCCCGCGCGATCGCCGGCGGCAAGGTCAACGGATGACGGGCTCATGACGGTTGACGCGCTCGACCGGCCGGTCAAGGCCGAGGTGTTCCGGCCGCTCAGCTTCCGGCGGCGGATCACCAACAACGCCGCGACGATCTTCTTCCTCGCGTCGTTCCTCATCGCGCTGGTGCCGCTGATCTGGGTGCTGTCGATCGTGATCCAACGAGGCTGGTACGCCGTGACGCGGTCGGGGTGGTGGACCCACTCGCTGCACGGCGTGCTGCCCGAACAGTTCCTCGGCGGCGTCTACCACGCGCTGTACGGGACGCTGGTGCAGGCCGGGGTGGCTGCCGCCCTGGCCGTGCCGCTGGGCCTGATGACCGCGGTCTTCCTGGTGGAATACGGTTCGGGCCGCCTGGTGCGGCTGACCACGTTCATGGTCGACGTGCTGGCCGGGGTCCCCTCGATCGTCGCGGCGCTGTTCATCTTCAGCCTCTGGATCGCCACCCTGGGCTTCCAGCAGAGTTCCTTCGCGGTGTCGCTCGCCTTGGTCCTGCTGATGCTGCCGGTGGTGGTGCGCTCCGCTGAGGAAATGCTCAGGTTGGTGCCCGACGACCTGCGCGAGGCCAGCTACGCGCTGGGTGTACCGAAATGGAAGACCATCGTGCGGATCGTGTTTCCGATCGCGATGCCCGGCATCGTTTCCGGCATCTTGTTGTCCATCGCGCGGGTGATCGGCGAAACCGCGCCGGTGCTGGTGCTGGTCGGCTACAGCCGGTCGATCAACTTCGACATCTTCCACGGCAACATGGCCTCGCTGCCGCTGCTGATCTACACCGAACTCACCAACCCCGAACATGCCGGATTCCTGCGCATCTGGGGTGCGGCGCTGACACTGATCATCATCGTCGCGGTGATCAACGTCGTTGCCGCGGCCACCCGCTTTCTGGCGACCCGCCAACGCTGAGCGAGGGGTGTCGGGTCAGGACTTCGCGGCCGCTTTCTTGGCCGGAGCCTTCTTGGCGGCCGTCTTTTTCGCCGGTGCCTTCTTGGCGGCGGTCTTTTTCGCGGGTGCCTTTTTCGCGGGCGCCTTGCCGTCACCGCCCCCGGAGCGCGCCTTCACGCTGGCCTCCAGCTTGGCCAGCAGATCGGAGACGTCTTCGGTCTCATCCAGCTCTTTGGGCTTCTCCTCGGTGGTAAACGCCTCTCCGCCTTCGAGTTTGGCTTGGACCAACTCGTGGAGCTGCTCCTGGTAGTCGTCGTGGTAGCGATCGGGATTGAATTCTTCGGCCATCGAATCCACTACCTGCCCGGCCATTTTGAGCTCGGCGGGCTTGACCTCGACCTTCTTGTCGAGAATCGGGAAGTCCGGGTCACGAATCTCGTCGGGCCACAACAACGTATGGATGACCATCACGTCGCGCTTGCCGAAGTCCTTGACCCGCAACGCCGCCAGCCGCGTCTTGTTGCGCAGCGTGAAATGCACGATCGCCATCCGGTCCGTCTCGGCGAGTGTCTTGGCCAGCAGCACATAGGATTTCGACGACTTGGAGTCGGGCTCCAGAAAATAGCTGCGGTCGAACAGCATCGGGTCCACATCGCTGGCCGGCACGAACTCCAGCACCTCGATCTCTCGGCTGCGTTCCTCGGGCAGGGTGGCGATGTCGTCGTCGGTGATGATGACCATCTGGCCGTCATCGGATTCGTAGGCCCGGGCGATGTCACGGTATTCGACGACTTCGCCGTCCACCTCGCACACGCGCTGATATCGGATGCGGCCGTTGTCCTCGGCGTGTACCTGGTGGAATTTGATGTCGTGGTCCTGGGTGGCGCTGTACACCTTGACCGGGACGTTCACCAGCCCGAACGCGATGGAACCCTTCCAGATGGAGCGCATGTAAGTCAGTATGCCCATACTGTTCGCTGCCTAACAGCATCCGCGCCGTCGCGCCGCTGCTCAGAAGCCCGCGAGCGTAACGGGACGGCGAGATTGCGCTCGAATTTTCGCCCTGGCGTTACGCGTGGGCGTCCGACGAGACGCTAGCGGCGCCGGTTTGCTTGGGCGCGCAGCGCGGCGCGGTCGGGCAGATCGGCGCCGGCCCGCGAGACCGTCAGCGCCGACGCCAGGCTGGCGGCTTCGAGTGCCGCCCTGAGCTCGTCGAGGCCTATCCGATGCAGGGCGGCCCGCCGGTCGGCGCCCAACAAACCCACTGCCCACAGCGCATCCAGTAAGCCGACCATGAACGCGTCGCCGGCGCCGACGGTGTCGATGACCCCGACCGGCCGGGCCCCGACCCGGGCATTGCCGGCCGCGCAGAACGCCATGGCGCCCCGGGCGCCCAGGGTCACGACGACGATCGCGGGTCCCGAGGCCAGCCAGCCTCGCGCCGTGCGCTGCGGCTCGTGGTCGGGGTCGATCCACCTCAGGTCCTCGTCGCTGACCTTGACGATGTCGCTGCGCTCGACCAGCTGCGCGATGCGGGTCCGCGCCGCGTCCCGGTCGTCGATCAGCGACGGCCGCACGTTGGGGTCGAAGCTCAGCGTGGCCGAGATGCGATAAGCCTCGAGCAGCGACGCGACCGCCAAGCACCCCGGTTCGCGCACGGCGGCGATCGACCCGGTGTGCACCAGCAGCGGCGGCGCGACCTCGGGCGTACCGGAGACGCGCCAGTGCAGGTCGAATGTGTAAGCGGCCGAGCCGTCGTCGCCAATCGTCGCGACCGCGGTCGGCGTGCGTTCGGCCGAGACGCTTCCCGGAACGAGTTGCACACCAGAGGATTTCAGGTGCTCGGCGATGCGCCGGCCGGGTTCGTCGTCGGCGATATGGGTCAAGAAGTCGACGCCACGACCCAGCCGGGCCAGCCCGACCGCGACGTTGAGCGGGCTGCCGCCGACATGCTCGACGGTGCCGCGCCGCTCGACCCTGTCGATCAGCGCTTCACCTATGACCAGCGCGGCGCCCATAGACTCACAGTATGAGTTCGACGGCGGGGCCGCGGGTCAAGCTGACCAACGCCGAAAAAGTGCTGTATCCCGCCACCGGAACCACCAAGAGCGACATCTTCGACTACTACACGCAGATCGCCGAGGTGATGATCCCCCACGTCGCCGCGCGTCCGGCCACGCGCAAACGCTGGCCCAACGGCGTCGAACAGGAATCCTTCTTCGAAAAGCAACTGGCCTCGTCGGCCCCTGACTGGCTGCCACGCGCCAGCGTGACCCACCGATCCGGAACGACGACCTATCCGATCATCGACGACCCCGCCGGCCTGGCCTGGATCGCCCAACAGGCGGCGCTGGAAGTCCACGTGCCGCAGTGGCGATTCGTCGCCGAGTGGACCCGCAGCCGGGCCGAAGAACTCAAACCGGGCCCGGCGACGCGATTGGTGTTCGACCTCGACCCCGGTGAACGCGTGACGATGGCCCAGATGGCCAAGGTGGCGCGCGCCGTCCGCGACCTGATGGCCGGGATCGGACTGACCACCTTCCCGCTCACCAGCGGCAGCAAGGGCCTGCACCTGTACGCGCCGCTCGACGAGCCGGTGAGCAGCAAAGGCGCCACGGTACTGGCCAAACGCGTTGCGCAACAGCTGGAAAAGACGATGCCCAAGCTGGTCACCTCGACCATGACCAAGAGCCTGCGGGCGGGGAAGATCTTTTTGGACTGGAGCCAGAACAACGGCTCCAAGACGACGATCGCGCCGTACTCGCTGCGCGGACGCGAACATCCGACCGTCGCGGCGCCGCGCACCTGGGACGAACTCGACGACCCGTCGCTGCGCCAGTTGCGGTACGACGAAGTCCTGGCCCGGGTCGCGCGCGACGGCGATCTGCTTGCGGAGCTGGACGCCTCGGATAAGCAAGCCCCGGTGCCCGATCGGCTGACCAAGTACCGCAGCATGCGCGACGCGTCCAAGACCCCGGAGCCGGTCCCGGTGACAAAACCCGCTGTCGGGCAAGGGAATTCCTTCGTCATTCAAGAGCACCATGCGCGGCGGCTGCACTACGACTTCCGGCTGGAGCGCGACGGCGTGCTGGTGTCCTGGGCGGTGCCCAAGAACCTGCCCGAAACGCCGTCGGTGAACCACCTGGCGGTCCACACCGAGGATCATCCGCTCGAATACGGCGGGTTCGAGGGCGTCATCCCCAAGGGCGAATACGGTGCGGGCAAGGTGATCATCTGGGACTCCGGAACCTACGACGCCGAAAAGTTCCTCGACGATGAGGTCATCGTCAACCTGCACGGCGCCAAGATCTCCGGCCGCTACGCGCTGATTCAAACCAACGGCGACCAGTGGCTGGCGCACCGGATGAAGGACCAGAAGGTCTTCGAGTTCGACACGATCGCCCCCATGCTCGCCACCCACGGCTCGGTGACGGCACTGAAGGCAGGCCAGTGGGCGTTCGAGGGCAAGTGGGACGGTTACCGGCTCCTGATCGAAATCGACCACGGCTCCTTTCGGGTACGGTCGCGGCGCGGCCGCGAAGTCACCCAGGAGTACCGTGAACTCCGTTGGCTGGCAGACGGTCTCGCCGAACATCATGTGGTGCTCGACGGCGAGGCCGTCGTGCTGGACTCCTCCGGGGTGCCCAACTTCCACGAGATGCAAAACCGCGGCAAGGGCTCACGGGTCGAATTCTGGGCGTTCGACCTGCTCTACCTCGACGGCCGTTCGTTGCTGCGGGCCCGCTACCGCGATCGGCGAAAGTTGCTGGAAATGCTGGCAGCTGGCAGCAAGCTCATCGTCCCCGACCTGCTGCCCGGTGACGGCAAAGAGGCGCTGGAGCACTCCGGGGAGCGCGGCTGGGAGGGAGTGATCGCCAAGAAGCGCGACTCCACCTATCAGCCGGGCCGCCGTTCGTCGTCGTGGATCAAGGACAAGCACTGGAACACTCAGGAGATCGTCATCGGCGGTTGGAAAGCCGGCGAAGGCGGACGCAGCAGCGGCATCGGCTCACTGCTGATGGGTATCCCCAGCGCGGGCGGGCTGCGTTTCGCCGGGCGCGTCGGCACCGGGTTCACCGAACGCGACCTGGCCAAGTTGAAGAAGACGCTGGCGCCGCTGCACACCGACGAATCCCCCTTCGACCCACCGCTTCCCCGAAGCGAAGCTCGCGGCGTGACGTACGTGCGGCCGGTGCTGGTCGGGGAGGTGCGCTACAGCGAGTGGACCCCGGATGACCGGTTACGCCAATCGAGTTGGCGCGGGCTGCGACCGGACAAGGAGGCAAGTGAGGTGGTGCGCGAGTGAAATGGGTTACCTACCAAGACAGTTCGGGCGCAGAACGTGTCGGCGTCCTGGCAGGTGATGCGATCTATGCGCTGCCATCGGGCGTGACGCTCCTCGATCTCGTCGCCCGCGGTGCCGACGGATTGCGGCAGGCGGGGGAGGATGCGCAACGGTCCCCGGCGGCGGCCTCGCTGGCGGAGGTGCGATTGCTGGCACCGATCCCACGACCGCCGTCCATCCGCGATTCCCTGTGCTTCCTCGACCACATGCGCAACTGCCAGGCCGCGCTGGGCGCCGGTCGGACGCTCGGCGATTCCTGGTACCGCATACCGGCCTTTTACTTCGCCTGCCCGGCAACGATTTTGGGTCCGTACGACGACGCCCCGACGGCGCCCGGAAGCGCGTGGCAGGACTTCGAATTGGAGATCGCCGCCGTGATCGGCGCCGGGGGCAAGGACCTCACGGTCGAAGAGGCGGAACGGGCGATCATCGGCTACACGATCTTCAACGACTGGTCCGCCCGCGATCTGCAGCAGATGGAGAGTCAACTTGGGATCGGGCAGGGCAAGGGCAAAGACAGCGGGGTCACGCTGGGCCCCTATCTGGTGACCCCCGACGAGCTCGAACGGTATGCCCACCCCTCCTATCCGGGCAGGCTGAACCTGCGGGTCACCGCCCTGGTCAACGACGTCGTCATCGGTTCCGGGTCGACCACCCAGATGGACTGGACCTTCGGCGAAGTCATCTCCTATGCGTCGCGCGGCGTCACCCTCGCACCCGGTGACGTCATCGGCTCCGGGACCGTGCCCACCTGCACGCTGGTCGAGCACCTCAATCCCGCAGCCCTGGAATCGTTTCCGGGCTGGCTACACGACGGCGACGTCGTCACGCTCCAGGTCGAAGGGCTGGGGGAGACCCGGCAAACCGTGCGCGCCAGCGGTGCGCCGCACCCCCTGGCCGCGCGGCCGAATCCGGACGCCACCCCCGCCCCGCCGCGAGTCAACCCCGCCCGCGCGCGGGTGCCCTACACCCGCGGGCTGCACGAGGTCGGCGACCGGGTGTGGGCCTGGACACTGCCCGACGGCGGCTACGGATGGAGCAACGCCGGTCTCATCGCCGGCGACGGCGCTTCCCTGCTGGTGGACACCCTGTTCGACCTGGCGTTGACCCGCGAAATGCTCACGGCGATGCAGGCCCACACCGCGGCCGCGCCGATCGCCGACGCGGTGATCACGCACTCCAACGGGGACCACACGCACGGCAACCAACTGCTCGACCCCTCGGTGCGGATCATCGCCGCGCGCGGGACGGCCGAGGAGATCGAGCACGGGATGGCCCCGGAGATGCTGGCCATGGCGCAGACGGCCAACCTCGGCCCGGTCGCCACACCGTACACGCGAGAACGCTTCGGGCACTTCGATTTCAGCAACATCACGCTGCGCAACGCGGATCAGACGTTCGAACGTAACCTTGCGATCGAGGTGGGTGGGCGGCGCATCGATGTGCTGAACCTGGGTCCCGCGCACACCGCCGCCGACTCGGTGGTGCATGTGCCGGACGCGGGGGTGCTGTTCGGCGGCGACCTGTTGTTCATAGGCTGCACACCCATCGTGTGGGCCGGCCCTATCGCCAACTGGGTCGCCGCCTGTGACGCGATGATCGCGCTGGACGCGCCGACGGTCGTGCCGGGCCACGGTCCGGTTACCGATCCTGATGGGATCCGTTCGGTGCGTGGCTATCTCGTGCATGTCGCCGAACAGGCCGAGGCCGCGTACCGCAAGGGTCTGTCGTGGGCCGAGGCCTCCGACACCATCGATCTCGGCGAGTACGCGTCCTGGCTGGACGCCGAGCGCGTCGTCGTCAACGTCTACCAGCGATACCGCGAACTCGACCCGCAGACACCGCAGTTGGAGGTCATGGCCCTGCTCGTGATGCAGGCCGAATGGCTGGCCAAACGGACCTCGTGACCGTCTTCGTCGCCGCGAACGTGCCACTATCAACGCATTTCTCGAGACGAGCTGGCCCCAGTTGCACTCTCGCGGTCAGGTCCGCACCGCCCGGACGAAGCTGATCGTGGCGGCGGGGGCCTGGTGCTCGGCTTCCCCCAATCCCGGCAGGCCCGCCGCCGAAAACAGGTCGGCGAGTCGGAATTCGGTGGTCTCCCACCCGTTGGCCTGTAGATGCGCGGCCACGTCGGTGTGCTCCCCGGGATAGGTCAACGCGGTGATGTCCAGGTCGAGCCCTTGCCGCCGCCACCCCTCGGCCATGAGCCGCGATTTCTCCAGCGCCTCCGGCGAAGTCCCGGCCACGGCCCCGAAGTCGGCGGCGAACCGGCTGCCCTCGCTGGACAGCGGAATGATCGCGTCCAGCAGCCGCACCTCGGCCTCGGGCGGAAGGAATCCGATCAGCACTCCCTCGGCCAGCCACGCCGTCGGCTCGCCCGGGTCGAAACCGGACGCCCGCAGGGCCGCCGGCCAATCCTCGCGCAGATCGATACCCACGGTGCGCAATTCGGCGGTTGGGGCCGCGCCGATCTCGGCCAGCGTCGCGGTCTTGAACGCGATCACCTCGGGCTGATCGATCTCGTACACCGTCGTCTCCGCGGGCCATGGCAGCCGATAGGCGCGCGAATCCAGCCCCGACGCCACGATCACGACTTGGCGCAGGCCGGCCTGCCCGGCCGCGGCGAAATAGTCGTCGTAAAACAGCGCCCGCGCGGCGAAGGTGTCGACGAACCGCGAAAACCCGACGCCCTCTTCGATGTCGGAGGAATCGATTTCGCCGGTCGCCAGCTTGGTGAACAGATCGATGCCGGCGGCGCGCACCAGCGGCTCGGCGAATTCATCGGTGATGACCGGTCGCGCGCGCCTGGTGGCGGCCGCCCGCGCCGCGGCGACCATGGTGGCGGTGGCGCCCACGCTGTTGGCCAGGTCCCAGGTGTCACCTTCGGTTCGTGCCATGGCTGCTCCTTCGATGTGTGGCCAAACCACGGTATGCCCGATCGGTCGCCTACGGTCTCGGTATGCCTTCAGTGAAACTGGAAACCCTCGAGGACAACATCGCCTGCATCACCTTGAACCGGCCCGAACGCCTCAACGCGATCGACGGCTCGTTGATCGACGGCGTCGATGACGCCTTGGACGCGCTTGGCACCGGCGAGTTCAGGGTGGCGATCCTGACCGGGGCCGGCCGGGGATTTTGCGCCGGCGCGGATTTGAGCGGCACCGGGCAGCCGTGGACCGAGAACAAGCCGACCACCCCGGCGTTCAAGGTCAACTACGACGGCCAGGTCCGGCTGGCCAACCTGTACACCCGGATCTACGAGCTGGACATTCCGGTAATCGCCGCGGTCAACGGTGTCGCCGTCGGGGGCGGCCTGGCGTTCACGTTGGTCAGCGATATCCGGGTCGCCTCGGATCATGCGCGGTTCGGTTCGGTGTTCATCAAGGCCGGCTTCTCGTCGATGGACATGGGCACCAGCTACCTGCTGCCGAAGATCGTCGGTGCGGGGGTGGCACGCGAACTCATGCTCACCGGCCGCATCATCGACGCGGCCGAGGCCTATCGCATCAAGCTGGTGCACGAGGTCGTCGCGCCCGACGAGCTGATGCCTACCGCGCTCAAGTTGGCCCGCTCGATTGCCGAGAACAACGCTTATGGCGTGTGGCAGACCAAGATTGGGCTCAACGCGGCGCTGGATGCGCCCAGCCTGCGCCATGCCATCGAGATCGAGAACCGCACCCAGATCCTCAGCGGTTTCACCAACAACCCGGTCGAGGCCGCCAAGGCTCACATGGAAAAGCGCGCGCCGCGGTGGGATACGTTGTGAGAGTCAGAGCTTCGCGATTACGTTCTCGGCGAACATCTCCAGGTTGCGGATCTTGCTCTCCAGCGGCTCGGTGTCCTTGCCCTTGATGTAGGGGATCCGGAAGCCGACGATGACATCGGTGACGCCCTTGTCCTCGAGCCGCTTGATGCCGTCGGCGGTGTAGGCGTCGGCGGAGATGACGTGGATCTCGAAAGGCCCGGTCTTGCCGGCTTCTTCGCGGAACCGCTTGAGCTTGGCGAGCAGGTGGTCGAGTTCTTCGGGGTCGCTGCCGCCGTGCATCCAGCCGTCCAGGCGGGCCGCGCGCCGCAACGCCGCGTCGGCGTGACCGCCGATCAGGATCGGGACCGGTTTGGTCGGAGCCGGCGTCATCTTGGTCTTGGGGATGTCGTAGAACTCGCCGTGGAATTCGAAGTAGTCACCGGAGGTGAGGCCCTGGATGATCTCGATGCATTCGTCCATGCGCTTGCCGCGCTTGGCGAAGGGGACTCCCAGCAGTTCGTAGTCCTCGGGCCACGGGCTGGTGCCGACGCCGAAACCCACCCGGTTGTCGGTCATCGCGGCCAGTGACCCAATTTGCTTGGCCACCAACGCCGGTGGCCGGATGGGCAGCTTGAGAACGAAGAAGTTGAACCGCAGTTTCGAGGTGACCGCACCCAATGCCGATGTCAGCACGAAGGTTTCGATGAACTCCTTGCCGTCCAGGAACTCGCGGTTGCCGTCCGGGGTGTAGGGGTACTTCGAGTCGGATTCGAAGGGGTAGGCGATGCTGTCGGCGATCGTCATGGCGTCGTAGCCGGCGGCCTCGGCCGCCTTGGCCAGCGGGACGTAGAACCGAAAGTCAGTCATCGCCTCTGCGTAGGTAAACCGCACGTCATCTGCCTTCCTGAAGGGGTCGTCCCACGACATTAGAACGTGTTCTAGTTTCAGCACAACCGGCGGATCGGTGTGGCTAGAACAGATTGGAACGAGTCAGAGCTGGTTCTCGGGGCCGATGACCGCCCACACCGTCTTGCCGGACGCCCTCGGCGTGCTGCCCCACGTGCGGGACAACGCGTCGACGATCGCCAGCCCGGAGACGTCGATGCCCTTCGCCGGAGACGGAAGCCGCACGGCGGGCGTGTTGCTGGCATCGGAGACCGCGATGGTCGCCGCCGTGCCCTGCGTCTCGAGCCGCATGACCGGGACGCTGGCGGTGTGTTCCAGCACGTTCTCCACGAACACGTTGACGACCACCAACGCGACGGGGATGAGCTTGGCCTGCGACCACGTGGTGAGCCATTCGCGGACCAGCCGCCGCGACTCGCGCAGGCTGGTCAGGTCGGCGGGCAGCTGGGCATCGGCGCGCCGCACGGCGCGACGGCCGTTCTGGCCGAGCGCCTTCATCGCCGCCTTCTGGCTCGAATACACCGGCATGAAGTGGGCGATCCCGCTGCGGGTGATCGCCTCGCGGGCCGCCCGATTGGTGCAGACGAACACGATCGGAACGTGGGCCGCGCTGCCGATCTGCCAGTAGGCGCCCATGAAGGTCGACCACGCCGGTTCGGCGTTCAGCTTGAGCCCGGAGACATCGACGATCACGGCGGTGGCACCGTCCGACGTCGCCTTGATGAGGCGGTCGCGCAATGCGGTGGAGTTGGCGGCATCCAGCACGCCGTCGACGGTCAGAACGGCTATCGAGTCATCCGTCCGCG
The sequence above is drawn from the Mycobacterium marseillense genome and encodes:
- a CDS encoding STAS domain-containing protein produces the protein MSPVAESASSLAVATRTDDSIAVLTVDGVLDAANSTALRDRLIKATSDGATAVIVDVSGLKLNAEPAWSTFMGAYWQIGSAAHVPIVFVCTNRAAREAITRSGIAHFMPVYSSQKAAMKALGQNGRRAVRRADAQLPADLTSLRESRRLVREWLTTWSQAKLIPVALVVVNVFVENVLEHTASVPVMRLETQGTAATIAVSDASNTPAVRLPSPAKGIDVSGLAIVDALSRTWGSTPRASGKTVWAVIGPENQL